One segment of Pseudobacteriovorax antillogorgiicola DNA contains the following:
- a CDS encoding arsenosugar biosynthesis-associated peroxidase-like protein encodes MSYYESKDLKKFAEVGTFRPELMDKFFQYYNSVVGEDGALTKREKALIALAVSHVKQCPYCIDAYTSACLENGSNPDEMTEAIHVGAAMEAGINLVHGVQMQNALRAKGAL; translated from the coding sequence ATGAGTTACTACGAATCCAAAGATCTGAAGAAGTTTGCTGAAGTAGGCACCTTTCGCCCCGAGCTAATGGATAAATTTTTTCAATACTATAACTCTGTGGTGGGTGAAGACGGTGCTCTTACTAAACGGGAAAAAGCCCTCATTGCACTGGCCGTGTCTCACGTGAAGCAATGCCCGTACTGCATTGATGCATATACCAGTGCTTGCTTGGAAAATGGTTCAAACCCCGATGAGATGACCGAGGCCATTCACGTGGGAGCAGCTATGGAGGCGGGTATCAACCTCGTCCACGGAGTTCAAATGCAAAATGCTTTGCGAGCCAAAGGGGCACTTTGA
- a CDS encoding Crp/Fnr family transcriptional regulator, with amino-acid sequence MALDHVLKGCELFFELYEDEVERILRSQSVHHYKPNELIIQEGDKGNQIFILLEGIAEIQKNAMGGTKFNVEKLKPGEVFGLLMILDEKPYGIDIISRTRCAVLEVKHAAIMDLFDKNPRIFGIIMLNICRIIGKRLRNAHQRMSEYKGE; translated from the coding sequence ATGGCACTCGATCACGTTTTAAAAGGATGCGAGCTTTTCTTTGAACTTTACGAAGATGAGGTCGAGAGAATCCTCCGTTCTCAATCTGTTCATCACTACAAACCAAACGAATTGATCATTCAAGAAGGTGACAAGGGAAATCAAATTTTTATTCTCCTCGAGGGTATTGCCGAGATTCAAAAAAATGCCATGGGCGGAACCAAGTTTAACGTTGAAAAATTGAAGCCAGGGGAGGTTTTCGGCCTTCTGATGATTCTCGACGAAAAGCCTTACGGTATCGACATTATTTCAAGAACCCGGTGCGCAGTCCTAGAAGTTAAGCACGCTGCAATTATGGATCTCTTCGATAAAAACCCCCGAATTTTCGGCATAATCATGCTCAATATTTGCAGGATCATTGGTAAACGCCTTCGTAACGCCCATCAGCGGATGTCTGAATATAAAGGGGAATGA
- a CDS encoding response regulator, which yields MAKILLVDDSEFMRYEIRALLVGLGHDVVEAHDGLQGYRLAREHKDFNLIISDFNMPTWDGLHMIAEIRSIEAYKTVPIGMLTTESSKNLKYKGKELGITVWYVKPLDPDIFCKTVTAVLERSEQPA from the coding sequence TTGGCAAAGATTCTTCTGGTGGATGACTCAGAGTTTATGCGCTACGAGATTCGTGCTCTGCTAGTTGGCTTAGGGCATGATGTTGTGGAGGCTCACGATGGGCTTCAAGGCTACCGCCTCGCTCGGGAACACAAGGATTTTAACCTGATCATTTCAGACTTTAATATGCCTACGTGGGATGGCCTACATATGATCGCTGAAATCCGAAGCATCGAAGCTTACAAGACGGTGCCGATCGGAATGCTTACCACAGAGTCATCAAAAAACTTGAAATACAAGGGCAAGGAGCTTGGGATCACGGTCTGGTATGTGAAGCCCCTCGATCCCGATATATTCTGCAAAACGGTAACGGCTGTTTTAGAGCGAAGCGAACAACCGGCCTGA
- a CDS encoding phosphatase domain-containing protein has product MGSFFWQNVAGMFCRHSDKLRSVYYLKGLIPLERLVYGEGPEYRMIGNEMERAMKRDCEKGFLPPREDPESLDIMAAKALRRVKKTLHVERPFDAVAYHGFSGPRGAYVVGRVIEVLRDKSLGEDSPWWMNTRDLLSRFTRSRAPGVEIAIQIGDSTWRGTSGGTGYFTARFTRPAEARQAKIEVTSAPEGFSLVRYQQTIPLTLVTQKTPYIVISDIDDTIIESEASDLFRSVKLAFTNNARTRNAVDGMANLYRSLEARAGSGAPPAFFYVTSSSWSLYEMLQDVLEIQRFPKGPMLMQRLGLKQNKLVSIGHNHKIDKIKTILELCPQIPVILIGDSGQQDRTIYESVAKIYPDRVKGIFIRDILNGRGKQSTHPPVSGVIAKDFTNALDLEEYINQAVDC; this is encoded by the coding sequence ATGGGCTCTTTTTTTTGGCAAAATGTGGCAGGAATGTTTTGCCGCCATTCTGATAAGCTTCGCTCGGTATACTATCTAAAGGGCTTGATTCCCTTGGAAAGACTTGTCTATGGTGAAGGTCCAGAATACCGAATGATTGGGAATGAGATGGAACGTGCAATGAAGCGAGACTGCGAGAAAGGCTTTTTACCACCCCGAGAAGACCCTGAAAGCTTGGATATCATGGCAGCCAAAGCTCTGCGGCGGGTGAAGAAAACCCTTCATGTCGAGCGGCCCTTCGATGCGGTCGCCTATCATGGTTTTTCCGGCCCGCGAGGTGCCTATGTTGTAGGGCGCGTCATTGAAGTGCTGAGGGATAAAAGCCTTGGCGAAGACAGTCCTTGGTGGATGAATACCCGTGATTTACTGAGCCGCTTCACACGCTCCCGAGCGCCAGGCGTGGAAATTGCGATTCAGATCGGCGATTCTACTTGGCGTGGTACTAGCGGTGGAACCGGTTATTTTACAGCTCGATTTACAAGACCTGCAGAAGCTCGGCAGGCTAAGATTGAGGTCACCAGTGCCCCAGAAGGCTTTTCGTTGGTGAGGTATCAGCAAACGATTCCCCTTACTCTGGTGACTCAAAAAACGCCATACATCGTGATTAGCGATATCGATGACACAATTATTGAATCAGAAGCTAGCGACCTGTTTCGCTCCGTAAAGTTAGCTTTCACCAACAACGCCCGAACTCGCAATGCGGTGGATGGGATGGCAAATTTGTATCGTAGCTTAGAAGCGAGAGCAGGTAGCGGCGCACCGCCAGCTTTCTTTTATGTGACCAGTTCTAGCTGGAGTCTTTATGAGATGCTTCAGGATGTGCTGGAAATCCAGAGGTTCCCCAAAGGTCCCATGCTGATGCAAAGGCTTGGCTTGAAGCAGAATAAATTAGTCAGTATTGGCCACAATCACAAGATCGATAAGATCAAAACAATCCTAGAGCTGTGCCCCCAAATTCCAGTGATATTGATTGGCGATAGCGGCCAGCAAGATCGGACTATTTATGAATCTGTTGCCAAAATCTACCCGGATCGGGTGAAAGGGATCTTCATTCGAGACATACTAAACGGACGAGGGAAGCAATCCACTCATCCGCCAGTTTCGGGTGTCATAGCTAAGGACTTTACCAATGCATTAGACCTGGAAGAGTATATCAATCAAGCTGTTGATTGCTAA
- a CDS encoding plastocyanin/azurin family copper-binding protein, with the protein MNKIVSSLLFLTLCSAQTNLAADEARIKINLSTKGNNIAFDVEAVQVPHGKDIVIDFHNQALSDSEILHNIALLKPGSTKEVMEFFANNDYDQEKVKNHPMVIAMTPMLAPGKKIQLIVPSKDVPKPGYYPYVCLVPGHGDMLGMKGILNVTKSSKSK; encoded by the coding sequence TTGAATAAGATCGTTAGTTCACTTTTGTTTCTAACGCTATGCAGCGCTCAGACAAACTTAGCTGCCGACGAAGCCCGAATCAAAATCAACCTTAGCACCAAAGGCAACAACATCGCCTTCGATGTTGAGGCAGTTCAAGTGCCTCATGGCAAAGACATCGTGATCGATTTCCATAACCAAGCACTTTCGGACTCGGAAATTCTTCACAACATCGCTTTGCTGAAGCCAGGCTCCACAAAGGAAGTCATGGAGTTTTTTGCCAACAATGACTATGACCAGGAAAAAGTCAAAAACCACCCTATGGTGATTGCGATGACACCAATGCTCGCCCCTGGCAAAAAAATTCAATTAATTGTTCCGTCTAAGGATGTTCCGAAGCCCGGATACTATCCTTATGTCTGCCTCGTTCCAGGACACGGAGACATGCTCGGAATGAAAGGCATTTTAAACGTTACGAAATCCAGCAAATCCAAGTAA
- the folE gene encoding GTP cyclohydrolase I FolE, with translation MMKEEFIEELKGEPGTDLPTANDAFDSRKYKRESGEKAAQLILGMTGEDVRREGLLRTPHRFAKAFDHLFQGYDLNPQTAVGEGVFDSEGKGLVSVENVEFYSMCEHHLLPFWGTATVAYFPDKKILGLSKIPRLLETYARRVQVQERITEQVAAAIQELIAPRAVLVQVKAQHLCMMMRGVEKQTSFTLTEKVEGFDSLQAHEQQQFLSLMGRR, from the coding sequence ATGATGAAAGAAGAATTTATCGAGGAACTGAAAGGCGAGCCTGGTACGGATCTTCCTACCGCCAACGATGCCTTCGATTCAAGAAAATACAAGCGGGAGTCTGGAGAGAAGGCGGCCCAGTTAATACTAGGCATGACCGGTGAAGACGTCCGTCGGGAAGGTCTTTTGCGAACACCCCACCGCTTTGCCAAGGCATTCGACCACTTATTTCAAGGCTACGATCTCAATCCCCAAACCGCAGTGGGTGAAGGGGTCTTCGATTCCGAGGGCAAGGGCCTCGTCAGCGTTGAAAACGTTGAATTCTACAGCATGTGTGAACACCACCTGCTACCTTTCTGGGGTACTGCTACCGTTGCTTATTTTCCCGACAAGAAGATTCTTGGGCTATCGAAAATACCTCGTCTTTTAGAAACCTACGCCCGACGTGTGCAGGTTCAGGAGCGGATCACGGAGCAGGTTGCGGCCGCTATCCAGGAACTTATTGCACCGCGAGCTGTTCTTGTTCAAGTCAAAGCACAGCATCTCTGTATGATGATGAGGGGTGTTGAGAAGCAGACGAGCTTTACGCTTACAGAGAAGGTCGAGGGCTTTGATTCCCTTCAGGCCCACGAGCAGCAGCAGTTTCTAAGTCTCATGGGGCGTCGCTAA
- a CDS encoding response regulator: MARVLLVDDEVDFIEFVKPCLEQAGIDVDIAMSGREALESVKKQRPDVVVTDIVMPEMDGVELVKEISRFDDSILMITVTGYPAWDDKLNSIRDSIKVSLLKPIRLDDVLSSVDICLAVVNKPAAK, translated from the coding sequence TTGGCAAGAGTTTTACTAGTCGACGATGAAGTGGATTTCATCGAGTTTGTTAAACCCTGTCTGGAGCAGGCAGGAATCGATGTCGATATCGCAATGAGCGGCAGGGAAGCACTCGAAAGTGTGAAAAAACAACGGCCGGACGTTGTTGTCACTGATATTGTCATGCCAGAGATGGATGGAGTCGAGCTTGTTAAAGAGATAAGTCGTTTTGATGACTCCATCTTGATGATCACCGTTACGGGTTATCCTGCCTGGGATGACAAGCTAAACTCCATCAGGGATTCGATCAAGGTTTCGCTGCTCAAACCGATTCGCTTGGATGATGTCCTGTCGAGCGTGGATATCTGTTTGGCGGTTGTAAATAAGCCGGCCGCCAAGTAG
- the arsS gene encoding arsenosugar biosynthesis radical SAM (seleno)protein ArsS (Some members of this family are selenoproteins.): MAQNAKSIVIEKASPEIENRFGFAKKIVSSGLDLKARTIETLQINITKLCNQACVHCHVDSSPRRREAMSDAVIDQIIKVLESNPSIKALDITGGAPELHPRFKELVTKARQLEKTVIVRHNLTVTHDPHPQTKESLADLPDFFAEQEVEIVSSLPYYQEFFTDKQRGSGVFKKSILSLQMLNERGYGIPDSNKILNLVYNPVGAFLPPPQKSLEASYKKELKEKFDISFNHLFAITNMPIHRFKAQLRRLKSYEDYMEKLVSAFNPAAAEDVMCRSLVSVSFDGKIYDCDFNQVLDMEIDSPNGAMTIFDWNTETLAQRTIRTADHCFGCTAGAGSSCGGNTTS, translated from the coding sequence ATGGCCCAAAACGCCAAATCAATTGTAATAGAGAAAGCTAGTCCTGAAATAGAAAATAGATTTGGGTTCGCCAAGAAAATAGTATCAAGCGGGCTCGACTTAAAAGCAAGAACCATAGAGACCCTTCAAATCAACATCACGAAGTTGTGCAATCAGGCCTGTGTTCATTGTCACGTCGACTCATCTCCTCGGCGCCGAGAGGCTATGAGTGATGCAGTGATAGACCAAATTATCAAGGTCCTTGAATCAAACCCTAGTATCAAGGCTCTCGACATCACCGGTGGCGCCCCTGAGCTTCACCCAAGGTTTAAAGAGTTGGTTACGAAGGCTCGTCAGCTTGAGAAAACGGTTATCGTACGCCATAACCTAACTGTAACTCACGACCCCCATCCACAAACTAAAGAAAGCTTGGCAGATTTACCGGACTTCTTCGCCGAACAAGAGGTGGAAATCGTTTCCAGCCTTCCCTACTACCAAGAGTTTTTTACCGATAAGCAAAGAGGTTCTGGAGTTTTCAAGAAAAGCATTCTATCGCTGCAAATGCTTAACGAACGTGGCTACGGCATTCCAGATAGCAATAAAATTCTGAACCTGGTCTACAACCCGGTTGGCGCATTTCTACCACCACCTCAGAAAAGCCTTGAGGCGAGCTATAAAAAAGAGCTTAAGGAAAAATTTGATATCAGCTTCAATCACCTATTTGCTATAACGAACATGCCAATTCACAGGTTTAAAGCCCAGCTTCGACGTCTCAAAAGCTACGAAGATTATATGGAAAAATTAGTTTCTGCTTTTAACCCTGCTGCCGCGGAAGATGTGATGTGCCGCAGCTTGGTAAGTGTGAGCTTTGATGGCAAAATTTATGACTGTGACTTCAATCAAGTGCTAGATATGGAGATTGATAGCCCTAACGGAGCCATGACAATCTTCGATTGGAACACAGAAACCCTCGCACAACGAACCATTCGTACCGCTGACCATTGCTTTGGCTGTACTGCTGGCGCTGGATCGAGTTGCGGCGGCAATACCACATCATAA
- a CDS encoding SET domain-containing protein, with protein MKVEAGKSHIHGTGLFSREAIKKGELIGQFEGRATKENDIHVLWYEEKGNWRALSVTNVLKYANHSKKPNVEVLGREMYAIRKIKKGEEITFDYGDEWQ; from the coding sequence ATGAAAGTAGAGGCAGGTAAGAGCCATATCCACGGAACAGGATTATTTAGCCGGGAAGCGATCAAAAAGGGCGAGCTTATCGGCCAGTTCGAGGGACGAGCAACCAAAGAAAACGACATCCACGTCCTCTGGTATGAGGAAAAAGGCAATTGGCGCGCACTTTCCGTCACCAACGTCCTAAAGTATGCCAATCACAGTAAGAAGCCCAATGTCGAAGTTCTGGGCCGGGAGATGTACGCCATCCGCAAGATCAAAAAAGGCGAAGAGATTACATTTGACTACGGTGACGAGTGGCAATAA
- a CDS encoding SDR family oxidoreductase, whose product MMRFEGKTIVITGGSGGIGLATAIRIAEEGGRVLVTGTNAGKLEKANAAHERIDVLANDAGDPKAAEELGQKVKEMYGEIDGLFLNAGFGVFTPIEEVTSEQFDSQFNVNVRGPILHAKELGSLIKKGGSVLLNTSIAQNLGMQGAILYASTKGALRTATRVLAREMADRSIRVNAVSPGPIGTDFFDRTGMPEDQVKGMAEQIMNQVPLGRFGKPEEIAAASAFLLSDDASFMTGSEITVDGGMSQL is encoded by the coding sequence ATGATGCGCTTCGAAGGCAAGACAATTGTAATCACCGGAGGTTCAGGGGGCATTGGTTTAGCGACAGCGATCCGAATCGCTGAAGAGGGTGGCCGGGTTCTAGTTACCGGAACCAACGCAGGTAAACTTGAAAAGGCAAATGCTGCCCACGAACGAATCGATGTATTGGCAAATGATGCGGGGGACCCTAAAGCTGCTGAAGAACTAGGACAGAAGGTCAAGGAAATGTATGGAGAGATCGATGGCCTCTTTCTCAATGCAGGGTTTGGCGTTTTTACCCCAATTGAAGAGGTTACTTCAGAACAATTCGATAGTCAGTTTAATGTTAACGTTCGCGGCCCAATTTTACATGCAAAAGAGCTGGGCAGTTTGATTAAGAAGGGTGGCAGCGTTTTACTCAATACATCCATCGCCCAAAACTTAGGAATGCAAGGAGCAATTCTATACGCATCTACAAAAGGGGCTCTAAGAACTGCAACCCGGGTTTTGGCAAGGGAGATGGCAGATCGAAGCATCAGAGTCAATGCCGTAAGCCCAGGGCCAATCGGAACAGACTTCTTCGATCGCACGGGGATGCCAGAGGATCAGGTGAAAGGTATGGCGGAACAGATTATGAACCAGGTTCCTCTAGGACGTTTTGGTAAGCCAGAAGAAATCGCTGCTGCATCAGCGTTTCTCTTGTCAGATGACGCATCATTCATGACAGGCTCTGAGATCACAGTGGATGGCGGCATGAGTCAGCTATGA
- a CDS encoding tetratricopeptide repeat protein, with amino-acid sequence MVRLVILFYALVKSAALLGQGAPASFDPILQHQFRVDIVKLLEISALEVDLDKITSQKKANRAYKSLLSNLDSLVADKNPSAKKLLSAYQDAAAVVHFYGVNGHLSRAEERRIQARDWLADYAERYRAKSKSDGKKDIARYYQLIAQYGRSEGRGTAVTQLIDLKKSLANNKAVIGNIDLMVGYSLILVKATASQGLDYLKRAPSSSVYGRIAHRLTVAMSEAGLNNDGDAVNPPNQKYQKSLSYVVNVSKGAPKGIQILVTNTAFFIWSALNGGLDGKPPFDYDSFKGVIPVDVFRESQAVKAIRSGQYKQGLAIYRDMSDAYQKDSRGVLLDRRIWQIEKTLYQKTRDSQQMRMAFRSIWKRHSKAKKGERKAFFEEVMKDYKDIIGKLLAQAASNVQFAESAIEETKFFLKFLSSRRESYPFRQRLALVYRRSNMFDKAVAAYLDLAKDSPNKNYLLAIEAQSQIAKWPEDPPWQGVAPGDRKARLKLLSLFEQILKSNKQKPWTALAHIGLLHRSVGQVKSAENLWWKYLQKDVEKNRHTSEAAGMLFNDYFQSKRWVNLIELTFLSMKRKVPMTNGGKGVNFQQPFASALFNQGQIDLSQKKYNRSTKYLTDFVRLFKSDPRVPQAYHALGLAYKNLGKLAPALSSFKTLVDKYPSYPKRKFVMLEGGKWAALNKKTMEYAFFFYGKYLREYPNEQDIPQIRRNLAELYMSRKLYGWATRLYKEQSLAAGVPPAWQLDAAIKYLETEEKFGQPKDAVFGANRILQLAKHDSEAAGKAFGFLAKYASSRNDVKAMQALEPKLLAAAPKSVSAREALGMMKFKLAQIFTKPIENNQANAFIKDPEASVKAYYDLFLKEKTHYEAVCRIGITQSCAPAQLKLVGLAQATMLAINDVEIASTLGETRVNAFKVFKQLHLSKLEESAKAYAQLSLKLAREGTTSAIWKTEIIKSLGNKTSFGVAH; translated from the coding sequence ATGGTTAGACTGGTCATCCTTTTCTATGCCCTGGTGAAGAGTGCAGCTCTCCTTGGCCAAGGTGCGCCCGCGTCCTTCGACCCCATACTCCAGCACCAGTTTCGCGTTGACATCGTGAAGCTTCTGGAGATATCTGCGCTTGAGGTGGACCTAGACAAGATAACAAGTCAAAAAAAAGCGAATCGAGCCTATAAAAGCCTGCTTTCCAATCTGGACTCCCTCGTAGCTGATAAAAACCCCAGCGCTAAGAAGCTGCTTTCTGCCTATCAGGATGCAGCAGCTGTTGTTCATTTCTACGGAGTGAACGGCCACCTTTCACGTGCCGAGGAACGTCGTATCCAAGCCCGAGATTGGCTGGCAGATTACGCAGAACGTTATCGGGCAAAGTCAAAATCAGATGGCAAAAAAGATATCGCCCGGTACTATCAATTGATTGCACAGTACGGTCGTAGCGAGGGTCGGGGTACAGCGGTTACCCAGTTGATCGATCTTAAAAAGAGCTTAGCCAACAATAAGGCTGTGATTGGCAATATTGACCTCATGGTTGGCTATTCCCTTATTCTAGTGAAGGCTACCGCCTCTCAAGGGCTAGATTACCTCAAACGGGCACCAAGTTCTTCAGTCTACGGGCGCATTGCTCATCGCCTGACAGTTGCTATGTCTGAGGCTGGGTTGAACAACGATGGCGATGCCGTGAACCCACCGAATCAGAAATATCAAAAGTCTCTCAGCTACGTGGTGAACGTTTCAAAAGGAGCGCCCAAAGGCATTCAAATTTTGGTAACGAATACGGCATTTTTTATCTGGTCTGCTTTGAATGGTGGCTTAGATGGCAAGCCGCCCTTTGATTATGACTCTTTCAAGGGTGTGATTCCGGTTGATGTTTTTCGAGAATCTCAGGCGGTGAAAGCGATTCGTTCAGGGCAGTACAAACAGGGTTTAGCAATTTATCGCGACATGTCTGACGCTTATCAAAAAGATTCCCGTGGTGTACTACTCGATCGACGAATCTGGCAGATAGAAAAAACCCTTTATCAAAAAACTCGCGACAGTCAGCAGATGCGAATGGCCTTCCGTTCCATCTGGAAACGTCATAGTAAGGCCAAAAAAGGAGAGCGCAAGGCCTTCTTTGAAGAAGTCATGAAAGACTATAAAGATATTATTGGCAAGCTTCTAGCCCAGGCTGCAAGCAATGTGCAATTTGCAGAATCGGCAATTGAAGAAACCAAGTTCTTCCTTAAGTTTCTTAGCTCTAGAAGAGAGTCGTATCCGTTCAGGCAGAGGCTAGCCTTAGTCTACAGACGGAGCAACATGTTTGACAAGGCTGTTGCTGCTTATTTAGATCTTGCTAAAGATTCTCCTAATAAAAACTATCTCCTTGCGATCGAAGCACAAAGTCAGATCGCTAAATGGCCCGAAGATCCTCCTTGGCAGGGAGTTGCTCCTGGTGATCGCAAGGCCCGATTGAAACTTCTCAGTCTGTTTGAACAAATCTTAAAGAGCAATAAGCAAAAGCCTTGGACAGCCTTGGCTCACATTGGTCTATTGCATCGGTCTGTAGGGCAAGTGAAGTCTGCGGAGAACCTTTGGTGGAAGTATCTTCAAAAAGATGTGGAGAAAAATCGCCATACCTCAGAAGCGGCAGGTATGCTTTTCAATGACTATTTTCAAAGCAAACGTTGGGTGAACTTGATCGAGCTGACGTTTCTGAGTATGAAACGCAAGGTTCCTATGACCAATGGTGGCAAGGGAGTGAACTTCCAACAGCCATTTGCTAGTGCTTTGTTCAATCAGGGCCAGATCGATCTATCTCAGAAAAAGTACAATCGATCAACTAAATATCTAACCGACTTTGTTCGCTTGTTTAAAAGCGATCCAAGGGTCCCTCAGGCCTACCATGCTCTAGGTTTGGCCTATAAAAACCTTGGTAAATTGGCTCCTGCCCTCAGCTCTTTTAAAACTTTGGTGGATAAATACCCATCTTACCCTAAGAGAAAGTTTGTCATGCTCGAAGGAGGAAAGTGGGCTGCGCTCAATAAGAAAACAATGGAGTATGCATTTTTTTTCTACGGAAAATACCTAAGGGAATACCCTAATGAGCAAGACATCCCTCAGATTCGCCGCAATCTCGCTGAACTGTACATGAGCCGCAAGCTATATGGTTGGGCGACTCGTCTTTATAAAGAACAAAGTCTAGCCGCTGGGGTGCCACCGGCTTGGCAGCTCGACGCAGCGATCAAATATTTAGAAACCGAAGAAAAGTTTGGTCAGCCTAAGGATGCTGTGTTTGGTGCTAATCGTATTCTGCAACTTGCTAAACATGATAGCGAAGCGGCGGGCAAGGCCTTTGGCTTTCTCGCTAAGTACGCTTCATCACGAAATGATGTGAAAGCAATGCAAGCACTTGAGCCCAAGCTTCTAGCAGCCGCGCCTAAATCAGTGAGCGCTAGGGAGGCCTTAGGGATGATGAAGTTCAAGTTGGCTCAAATATTTACCAAGCCTATTGAAAATAATCAGGCCAACGCTTTTATCAAAGACCCCGAAGCCTCCGTGAAGGCATACTATGATCTTTTTCTGAAGGAAAAAACTCACTACGAAGCAGTGTGCCGCATCGGTATCACCCAAAGCTGTGCTCCGGCTCAATTGAAGCTGGTAGGCTTAGCTCAAGCTACAATGCTAGCAATCAACGACGTGGAAATCGCTTCAACCCTGGGCGAAACGCGAGTTAATGCCTTTAAGGTATTTAAGCAGCTTCATCTTTCCAAGCTTGAGGAGTCAGCTAAGGCCTATGCTCAGCTTTCCCTAAAGCTGGCCCGTGAAGGAACCACCTCAGCCATTTGGAAAACAGAGATCATCAAATCACTAGGGAACAAAACAAGTTTTGGGGTCGCTCACTGA
- a CDS encoding c-type cytochrome gives MRYHLGILAAALSFVTACDYNKPEDYNPKSDFEAYKAAEQKAQEAAKMNPVKEDPAVAMAKAAAKDYNTYCSSCHGADGAANSPTAMALNPKPRNFTDKAWQDSVDDAHIYKVIDEGGPAVGLSPTMAPWGAALNDEKIKALVQYVRSFAK, from the coding sequence ATGCGATACCACCTTGGGATACTGGCTGCTGCATTGAGTTTCGTAACAGCTTGCGATTATAACAAGCCTGAAGACTACAATCCGAAAAGTGATTTCGAAGCCTACAAAGCAGCAGAGCAGAAGGCCCAAGAAGCCGCTAAAATGAATCCCGTAAAAGAAGATCCAGCGGTTGCAATGGCGAAAGCTGCTGCCAAAGATTACAACACCTACTGCTCATCGTGCCACGGTGCTGACGGAGCTGCAAACTCACCAACTGCGATGGCTCTCAATCCCAAGCCCCGCAACTTCACTGATAAGGCGTGGCAAGATTCAGTTGACGATGCCCACATCTACAAGGTGATCGATGAAGGTGGCCCTGCAGTAGGACTTAGCCCGACTATGGCTCCTTGGGGTGCTGCCTTGAACGATGAAAAAATCAAAGCCTTGGTGCAATACGTCCGTAGTTTTGCGAAATAG
- a CDS encoding cytochrome-c peroxidase has protein sequence MINILSILMLSSLLGTSVSLANMDALKKDFQRPDSIPFPDDNQYSAAKYKLGWTLFFDPRLSTSDFISCASCHNPGLAWGDGMATATGHGMNKLGRRTPTILNLAWGELMMWDGREDSLESQALGPIQAAGEMNMPLDTLLPKLKAIAGYGPLFKAAFGDSEVTADRIGKAIATYERKVVSGQAPFDNWIKGDDDAISDSAKRGFALFNGKANCAVCHSGWRFTDDGFHDIGVNSDDLGRGKILEIEELNHTFKTPTLRNVDQRAPYTHNGSEKTLIDIIDLYNEGGRIKRPTVSEEVRELGLNRQEKVDLVEFLKSLTSDDPAMSIPTLPH, from the coding sequence ATGATAAACATTCTCAGTATCCTCATGCTAAGCAGCTTGCTTGGCACTTCAGTGTCCCTGGCAAATATGGACGCCCTGAAGAAAGATTTTCAAAGGCCCGATTCCATTCCTTTCCCTGACGATAATCAGTACAGCGCGGCCAAGTACAAACTGGGCTGGACACTTTTCTTTGACCCACGTCTTTCGACGTCGGATTTCATATCATGTGCGTCCTGCCACAACCCCGGCCTTGCGTGGGGTGACGGCATGGCAACCGCTACCGGCCACGGTATGAACAAATTAGGTCGACGCACCCCGACTATTTTGAATCTCGCATGGGGTGAGTTGATGATGTGGGATGGTCGGGAAGACTCCCTTGAATCCCAAGCTCTTGGGCCAATCCAAGCGGCCGGCGAGATGAATATGCCTCTTGATACTCTGCTTCCAAAATTAAAAGCCATTGCTGGCTATGGGCCACTGTTTAAAGCCGCGTTTGGTGATAGCGAGGTGACAGCAGATCGCATTGGTAAAGCAATTGCGACCTACGAGCGCAAGGTGGTCTCTGGTCAAGCTCCCTTTGACAATTGGATCAAGGGTGATGACGATGCAATTTCCGATTCAGCGAAACGTGGTTTTGCTCTGTTCAACGGCAAGGCAAACTGCGCTGTTTGTCACTCAGGGTGGCGGTTTACAGACGATGGTTTTCACGATATCGGTGTCAACAGCGATGACCTAGGTCGTGGGAAAATTTTGGAGATCGAAGAGCTGAACCACACATTCAAAACCCCTACTCTTCGCAACGTCGATCAAAGGGCTCCTTATACCCACAACGGTTCTGAAAAGACGCTGATCGATATCATCGACCTTTATAATGAAGGAGGTCGCATCAAGCGGCCCACCGTTTCTGAAGAGGTTCGCGAGCTCGGTCTCAATCGGCAAGAGAAAGTGGATCTGGTGGAATTTCTGAAGTCTCTCACCAGTGATGATCCTGCTATGTCGATTCCAACACTACCGCACTAG